From one Acidobacteriota bacterium genomic stretch:
- a CDS encoding CcmD family protein → MGSLVAAYTVAWVVLMVYVFTLAARQRRLKRTLAALETEAAGAKAGKSTAESHAG, encoded by the coding sequence ATGGGAAGTCTGGTGGCCGCATATACGGTGGCCTGGGTAGTGCTGATGGTGTACGTGTTCACGCTGGCCGCGCGCCAGCGCCGCCTCAAGCGCACCTTAGCCGCGTTGGAAACAGAGGCGGCCGGAGCCAAAGCCGGCAAGAGCACGGCGGAGTCTCATGCCGGCTGA
- a CDS encoding cytochrome C assembly protein yields the protein MPSDSSFLRARSSWVFAATLALLLVALWWALVGAPTESTMGTIQRIFYYHAPAALTAFVAFIINAIASIAYLVRRSEPADALAVSCAEVGLAFLTINLITGPIWAHPVWGVWWVWGPRLTLTLALWVMFASYLILRQLTPPGSLQPRLAAALSVFFAVDVPIDYMAIRWWRTQHPAPVLMGGPNSGLAPRMLIAFLISMVAFLALMGCLVWLRYHQELTRNRLVKLRQHQLLAEEV from the coding sequence ATGCCTTCTGATTCTTCGTTCTTGCGCGCCCGCTCGAGTTGGGTCTTCGCCGCAACGCTGGCGCTGCTGCTTGTCGCCCTGTGGTGGGCGCTGGTGGGTGCGCCCACGGAATCCACCATGGGCACCATCCAGCGGATCTTCTACTATCACGCTCCCGCGGCGCTCACCGCTTTTGTCGCCTTCATCATCAACGCCATCGCCAGCATTGCCTATCTGGTTCGCCGCTCCGAGCCAGCCGATGCGCTGGCGGTGTCCTGTGCCGAAGTTGGCCTGGCGTTTCTGACGATTAACCTGATCACCGGACCCATCTGGGCGCATCCGGTCTGGGGCGTGTGGTGGGTGTGGGGGCCGCGCCTGACGTTGACGCTGGCGTTGTGGGTGATGTTCGCCAGCTATTTGATCCTGCGCCAGCTTACGCCGCCCGGTTCGCTGCAGCCGCGTCTGGCCGCGGCGCTCTCGGTCTTCTTTGCCGTGGATGTGCCCATTGATTACATGGCCATCCGCTGGTGGCGGACGCAGCATCCGGCGCCGGTGCTCATGGGCGGCCCGAATTCGGGCTTGGCGCCGCGCATGTTGATCGCCTTTCTGATTTCGATGGTGGCGTTTTTGGCGCTGATGGGCTGCCTGGTGTGGTTGCGCTATCACCAGGAACTGACGCGCAATCGTCTCGTCAAACTGCGCCAGCACCAACTGCTGGCGGAGGAGGTTTAA
- a CDS encoding heme ABC transporter permease CcmB — protein MRLANSLKIAAAVAARDLRIELRTREALLAMGFYALLVIVVFSFAFNADAALTLRAGGALLWIAFLFAALVALDRAFLRETGEASLMGLQISPASRSAMLAGKFFASLAVILALEVILVPLFAILFNAPPRTEWWGIAATCVLGTWALAANGTYFSAMSAHSRQRGLLLPLLLLPISIPAILAMVEATQVFLAGSGVANYWLKLLIGYDVVFSCLGLLLADTVLEIE, from the coding sequence TTGCGGTTGGCTAACTCCCTCAAGATCGCCGCCGCCGTCGCCGCGCGCGACCTGCGCATCGAGCTGCGCACCCGCGAAGCCCTGCTCGCCATGGGCTTCTATGCACTGCTGGTGATCGTGGTTTTCAGCTTCGCCTTCAATGCCGATGCCGCGCTCACCCTCCGCGCCGGCGGCGCGCTGCTGTGGATCGCCTTTCTGTTTGCCGCGCTGGTAGCGCTCGATCGTGCGTTCCTGCGCGAGACCGGCGAGGCCAGCTTGATGGGCCTGCAAATCAGCCCCGCCTCGCGCTCGGCGATGCTGGCCGGCAAGTTCTTCGCCAGCCTCGCGGTCATTCTCGCGCTCGAGGTCATCCTGGTGCCGTTGTTCGCCATTCTGTTCAACGCGCCGCCGCGTACCGAGTGGTGGGGCATTGCTGCCACGTGCGTGCTGGGTACCTGGGCGCTGGCCGCCAATGGCACCTATTTTTCCGCCATGAGCGCGCACTCGCGCCAGCGCGGCCTGCTGCTGCCACTCTTGCTATTGCCCATTTCCATCCCGGCGATTCTGGCCATGGTGGAAGCCACGCAGGTTTTTCTCGCCGGCTCAGGCGTGGCAAACTATTGGTTGAAGCTGCTGATCGGCTACGACGTGGTTTTCTCCTGCCTCGGCCTTCTGCTGGCGGATACGGTACTGGAAATTGAGTAG
- a CDS encoding ABC transporter ATP-binding protein, whose translation MPFLECNRVSRFFGDAVVLRHVSFSCERGRLLTLWGANGAGKSTLLRILAGALRPTDGSVTVEGAGAGSAAARRQTGFLSHQSLLHPHLTVAENLRFYATLYGLSDGDAAVVRALDQVRGPALGPRRVAELSQGMRQKAALARCLLHQPALLLLDEPFASLDQQTVAEMRACLTELRDGGMTLLLSSHNPEQVAGLADGELTLARGRLTVAGRQGVAVG comes from the coding sequence GTGCCGTTTTTAGAATGCAACCGCGTCAGCCGCTTTTTTGGCGACGCCGTGGTCTTGCGCCACGTCAGCTTTTCCTGTGAGCGCGGCCGTCTGCTTACCCTCTGGGGCGCCAACGGCGCGGGCAAATCGACCTTGCTGCGCATCCTGGCGGGCGCGCTGCGGCCGACCGACGGCAGCGTGACCGTCGAGGGCGCGGGCGCCGGTTCCGCCGCGGCGCGCCGCCAGACCGGGTTTCTCTCGCATCAGAGCCTGCTGCATCCTCATCTCACCGTAGCCGAGAACCTGCGCTTTTACGCTACCCTTTATGGCCTTTCGGACGGCGATGCCGCCGTCGTCCGCGCCCTTGATCAGGTGCGCGGCCCCGCGCTCGGTCCGCGCCGCGTGGCCGAACTCTCCCAGGGCATGCGCCAGAAAGCCGCGCTCGCCCGCTGCCTGCTGCATCAACCCGCGCTGCTGCTGCTGGACGAACCCTTCGCCAGTCTGGACCAGCAGACGGTGGCGGAAATGCGTGCCTGCCTCACCGAACTGCGCGACGGCGGCATGACCCTGCTGCTCAGCAGCCACAATCCCGAGCAGGTCGCCGGCCTGGCCGATGGCGAACTGACGCTCGCGCGCGGCCGGTTGACCGTGGCCGGGCGGCAAGGAGTTGCGGTTGGCTAA
- a CDS encoding cytochrome c maturation protein CcmE, whose protein sequence is MRKVTWKFGLLIAIMLAAIAWLAFTAVRDTKAYFVTVTELEQMPPAQAHAVNLRVSGDVVPGSIRKDIMRQGMLQTTFEISQGGHVLPVAYVGTDPLPDTFVNNAQAVASGRWLADGTFRASGVQAKCASKYEPKYARAAGRAPRTSAGMMN, encoded by the coding sequence ATGCGCAAGGTCACCTGGAAATTCGGACTGCTGATCGCCATCATGCTGGCGGCAATCGCCTGGCTGGCGTTTACCGCGGTGCGCGACACCAAGGCCTACTTCGTTACCGTCACCGAGTTGGAGCAGATGCCGCCGGCGCAGGCGCATGCGGTCAATCTCCGCGTTTCCGGCGATGTGGTTCCGGGCAGCATCCGCAAAGACATCATGCGCCAGGGCATGCTGCAGACCACGTTTGAGATCAGCCAGGGCGGTCATGTCCTGCCGGTCGCTTATGTGGGCACCGATCCGCTGCCCGACACCTTCGTGAACAATGCCCAAGCCGTCGCCTCGGGCCGCTGGCTGGCGGACGGAACCTTCCGCGCCTCCGGCGTGCAGGCGAAGTGCGCCTCGAAGTATGAGCCCAAGTACGCGCGCGCCGCGGGCCGCGCGCCGCGCACCAGCGCGGGCATGATGAATTAA
- a CDS encoding carboxypeptidase regulatory-like domain-containing protein, with the protein MAARAKPCARRWKSARRRFTKISRICTSNTWRASSPMPTSSAAAPCSNAKPPMSPRLSKMRKLVFLFFALAIAAAAQAGQNVVGTVLNLTTGSPLANAKVTLVQLQGNMNNVGQTTTGASGHYRFSENIPGPFMVRVDYQGVPYFAKVATGQSETNVSVYSVSSDATLLRVDAEIMVLQPDQGQLAVVNEYRVENGLQPMRTLAAKGGMFRFRVPAGAHVDMVRVVAPNEMPLAHSALPTADHSVYSVDTPLRPGETKIQISYRIPYAGAKAAITEAPVFVPAHFEVYVPQPMQFSGAGFVQVGAQQGYNVYGVTAAAVPKSVSFAVSGNAPLPSEVTNGSSAGAAPPASSASTGPEAAAAPVPAAASGAVPMPTLLERNKWTVFIVLALLAAAGFGILLSRSEKQPVVAAAGVAPAAAAPSPSAPPMGDELARLKDDLFLLEVRHHTGHISDAEYAQSRAALNARMDTLARR; encoded by the coding sequence ATGGCGGCCCGCGCGAAGCCATGCGCCAGGCGCTGGAAGAGCGCAAGAAGGCGGTTTACGAAAATCTCAAGGATTTGCACTTCGAACACCTGGCGGGCAAGCTCTCCGATGCCGACTTCCAGCGCAGCCGCGCCATGCTCGAACGCGAAGCCGCCGATGTCACCACGGCTCTCAAAAATGCGTAAGCTGGTTTTTCTCTTTTTCGCCTTGGCCATAGCTGCGGCCGCGCAGGCCGGCCAGAATGTGGTGGGTACGGTCCTCAACCTCACCACCGGCTCGCCGCTCGCCAACGCCAAGGTCACGCTGGTTCAGCTCCAGGGCAACATGAACAACGTCGGCCAGACCACCACCGGCGCTTCCGGCCACTATCGCTTCAGCGAAAACATCCCCGGACCGTTCATGGTGCGCGTCGACTATCAGGGCGTGCCCTACTTCGCCAAGGTCGCCACCGGCCAGTCGGAAACCAACGTCAGCGTCTACAGCGTCAGCAGCGACGCGACGCTGCTGCGCGTGGATGCGGAAATCATGGTCTTGCAGCCCGATCAGGGCCAGCTTGCCGTGGTGAACGAATATCGCGTCGAAAATGGCTTGCAGCCCATGCGCACGCTGGCGGCCAAGGGCGGCATGTTCCGCTTCCGCGTGCCCGCCGGCGCGCATGTGGACATGGTCCGCGTGGTGGCGCCCAATGAAATGCCGCTGGCCCACTCCGCGCTGCCCACGGCCGATCACAGCGTCTACAGTGTGGATACGCCGCTGCGGCCCGGCGAGACCAAAATTCAAATCTCCTACCGCATCCCTTACGCCGGCGCCAAAGCCGCGATCACCGAGGCACCGGTTTTCGTGCCGGCGCATTTCGAGGTCTACGTCCCCCAGCCCATGCAGTTCTCGGGCGCGGGCTTCGTGCAGGTCGGCGCGCAGCAGGGTTATAACGTCTACGGCGTCACAGCCGCGGCGGTACCCAAATCCGTCAGCTTTGCTGTCTCCGGCAACGCACCCCTGCCCAGCGAGGTGACCAATGGCTCCTCCGCGGGCGCCGCGCCTCCGGCAAGCTCGGCGAGCACTGGACCGGAAGCGGCCGCCGCGCCCGTGCCCGCAGCGGCTTCCGGCGCCGTTCCGATGCCGACGCTGCTGGAGCGCAACAAATGGACGGTCTTCATCGTCCTCGCCCTCCTCGCCGCCGCCGGCTTCGGCATACTGCTTTCGCGCTCGGAAAAACAGCCCGTAGTCGCAGCCGCCGGCGTCGCGCCCGCCGCAGCAGCGCCTTCACCCTCGGCGCCGCCCATGGGTGATGAGCTGGCACGCCTAAAGGACGACCTCTTCCTGCTCGAAGTCCGCCACCACACCGGCCACATTTCCGACGCCGAATACGCCCAGTCCCGCGCCGCCCTCAACGCCCGCATGGACACGCTCGCCCGCCGCTAG
- a CDS encoding heme lyase CcmF/NrfE family subunit → MQIFGAYALVLAFVLACYAVLAGVVGLSSHRPRMIASAERAYLMIFPAVLAAVICLLGLIFHDTFSVAYVAEHSNRALPLYYKFAVLWSGQEGSLLFWSMLLSGYGFVALLTSGRKHPQLRPTVAVILAAITSFFLLLNNFVASPFTTLPVGTPADGSGLNPLLQYSQMDVHPPILYLGYIGFAIPFAFALAALIKRMPGDRWIRVTRLWTMIAWAFLTVGIVLGGYWAYKVLGWGGYWEWDPVENAAFLPWLTGTAFLHSVMMQEKRGMLKVWNIGLIFLTFFLTIFGDFLVRSGIVSSVHAFAQSAIGNYFVVFLVAIAVVCLYVFFRNRSALGGDNQLESTVSRESGFLFNNFVLLVAALAILWGTIFPVLSEAIQGEKITVGREFFDRINIPLFLFLLFLTGVGPLLAWRRTSLGSLRRNFLNPALCGVATAIVLVLKGLHDPYPLVAFGLCAFVLVTIAMEFGRGARVLVKRGRSWPGAVVHLTSRNTRRYGGYIIHIGIILMAIGITGAAFNQSVEAPMPYQGKIQIGSYQLVSESYTQDDNPNYSTEAEIIQVRQNGRVVDTLYPSRRFYKASNQAQSMVAIRSEPSGDLYLVYAGDDPNTHVPILHAYIRPLIMWIWVGTIVVIFGTLIALLPSRKSDSGTRPEPVRALDRVDQPEPDAEPREVSLAQ, encoded by the coding sequence ATGCAGATTTTCGGCGCCTACGCCCTCGTCCTGGCCTTCGTGCTCGCCTGCTATGCCGTGCTCGCCGGCGTGGTTGGCCTCAGTTCGCACCGGCCGCGCATGATCGCCAGCGCCGAGCGCGCCTACCTGATGATTTTCCCGGCGGTGCTGGCCGCCGTCATCTGCCTGCTGGGCCTGATTTTTCACGACACTTTCAGCGTCGCCTACGTCGCCGAGCACAGCAACCGCGCCCTGCCGCTGTACTACAAGTTTGCCGTGCTCTGGTCCGGCCAGGAAGGCTCGCTGCTGTTCTGGTCCATGCTGCTCAGCGGCTACGGCTTCGTGGCGCTGCTCACCAGCGGCCGCAAGCATCCGCAACTGCGCCCCACGGTCGCGGTCATCCTGGCCGCCATCACCTCGTTCTTCCTGCTGCTGAACAATTTCGTCGCCTCGCCCTTCACCACCCTGCCCGTGGGCACGCCCGCCGACGGCAGCGGCCTCAACCCACTGCTGCAATACTCCCAGATGGATGTGCATCCGCCCATCCTGTATCTCGGCTACATCGGCTTTGCGATCCCGTTTGCCTTCGCGCTCGCCGCGCTCATCAAGCGCATGCCCGGCGACCGCTGGATTCGCGTTACCCGCCTGTGGACCATGATCGCCTGGGCGTTCCTCACCGTGGGCATCGTCCTCGGCGGCTACTGGGCCTACAAAGTTCTGGGGTGGGGGGGCTATTGGGAGTGGGATCCGGTTGAAAACGCCGCCTTCCTGCCCTGGCTCACCGGCACCGCCTTCCTGCACTCGGTGATGATGCAGGAGAAGCGCGGCATGCTGAAGGTCTGGAACATCGGCCTCATCTTCCTTACTTTCTTCCTGACCATCTTCGGCGATTTTCTGGTGCGCAGCGGCATCGTCAGCTCCGTACACGCCTTCGCGCAATCGGCGATTGGCAACTACTTCGTCGTCTTTCTGGTCGCGATTGCGGTCGTGTGTCTGTACGTCTTCTTCCGCAACCGTTCGGCGCTGGGCGGCGACAATCAGCTTGAATCCACGGTTTCGCGCGAGAGCGGCTTCCTGTTCAATAACTTCGTGCTGCTGGTGGCGGCGCTGGCGATTCTTTGGGGCACCATCTTCCCGGTGCTTTCGGAGGCGATCCAGGGCGAAAAGATCACCGTCGGCCGGGAGTTCTTCGACCGCATCAACATTCCGCTGTTCCTGTTTTTGCTCTTCCTCACCGGCGTCGGGCCGCTGCTGGCCTGGCGGCGGACTTCGCTCGGCAGCCTGCGCCGCAACTTCCTGAACCCCGCGTTGTGCGGCGTGGCCACCGCGATTGTGCTGGTCCTGAAGGGCCTGCACGATCCTTACCCGCTGGTCGCGTTCGGCCTCTGCGCCTTCGTGCTCGTGACCATCGCCATGGAATTTGGCCGGGGGGCGCGCGTGCTGGTCAAACGCGGCCGATCGTGGCCCGGCGCCGTCGTGCACCTGACTTCGCGCAACACCCGCCGCTACGGCGGCTACATCATTCACATCGGCATCATCCTGATGGCGATCGGCATCACCGGCGCGGCCTTCAACCAGAGCGTCGAGGCGCCCATGCCGTACCAGGGAAAAATTCAGATCGGCTCTTACCAGCTCGTCTCCGAATCCTACACGCAGGACGACAACCCCAACTACTCGACCGAAGCCGAAATCATTCAGGTCCGCCAGAACGGCCGCGTGGTCGATACCCTGTATCCCTCGCGCCGCTTCTACAAGGCCAGCAATCAGGCGCAGTCCATGGTGGCCATCCGCTCGGAACCCTCCGGCGACCTTTACCTGGTCTATGCCGGCGACGATCCCAATACCCACGTGCCCATCCTGCACGCCTACATCCGTCCGCTGATCATGTGGATCTGGGTCGGAACCATCGTCGTGATCTTCGGAACCCTGATCGCTTTGCTGCCCAGCCGCAAATCCGATTCCGGCACACGCCCCGAGCCCGTGCGCGCGCTCGATCGCGTTGATCAACCCGAGCCGGACGCCGAGCCTCGCGAGGTGTCGCTTGCGCAGTAA
- a CDS encoding PIN domain-containing protein: MIRYFDSSAWAKRYVFEPGTDEVMRFGQQASVATSRLTVVETASGITRRLREGGITVTESERMLADLESDAAGILLIEVDGYVCRIAVEVLRRHALRAGDAVQLASALHLLRRLGRGIEFVCFDQRLNAAARTEGLLTPAVS, from the coding sequence TTGATCCGCTATTTTGATTCCAGCGCCTGGGCGAAGCGTTACGTGTTCGAACCGGGCACGGATGAGGTCATGCGGTTCGGGCAGCAGGCCTCAGTCGCGACGAGCCGGCTGACGGTCGTGGAGACGGCGTCGGGAATCACGCGCCGTCTGCGTGAGGGAGGAATTACCGTAACCGAGAGCGAGCGAATGTTGGCCGATCTGGAGTCGGATGCGGCAGGGATCTTGCTGATCGAAGTTGATGGGTACGTGTGCAGGATCGCGGTTGAAGTGCTGCGCCGCCACGCCCTGCGTGCGGGTGATGCGGTTCAGCTTGCGAGTGCGCTGCATCTCCTGCGGCGGTTGGGAAGAGGGATCGAGTTCGTCTGTTTTGATCAACGCCTGAACGCCGCCGCGCGCACTGAGGGATTGCTCACCCCAGCCGTTTCCTAA
- a CDS encoding type II toxin-antitoxin system prevent-host-death family antitoxin yields MATKGTVGARELKNRLGKYLEQVRKGGTLIITDRGKEVAELRPLPSDPEEAAWERLHAEGTVTRPIGKLRPATPLRIPGVSLSDAIREDRDEGY; encoded by the coding sequence ATGGCCACCAAGGGGACCGTCGGCGCGCGCGAGCTGAAAAACCGGCTGGGCAAATACCTGGAACAGGTCCGTAAGGGGGGCACGCTCATTATCACCGACCGCGGCAAAGAAGTAGCGGAATTGCGGCCGTTACCGAGCGATCCAGAAGAAGCTGCCTGGGAGCGGCTGCATGCGGAAGGAACCGTGACCAGACCAATTGGCAAGCTGCGGCCAGCTACGCCGTTACGCATCCCCGGAGTTTCGCTCAGCGATGCGATTCGCGAGGACCGGGATGAGGGGTATTGA